The Mesorhizobium loti genome includes a region encoding these proteins:
- a CDS encoding ABC transporter ATP-binding protein, translating into MAATTLLDIKGVQTYYGNIRALNGVDVTVKQGEIVALIGANGAGKSTLMMTIFGAPRARAGTITFAGTDITQMPTHEIARMRIAQSPEGRRIFPRMTVMENLQMGASLDNLKHYDEDVEKVFTLFPRLKERIAQRGGTLSGGEQQMLSIGRALMARPKLLLLDEPSLGLAPLIVKQIFDAIRELNRTQGLTVFLVEQNAFGALKLATRGYVMVNGNVTMSGTGKELLANPEVRAAYLEGGHH; encoded by the coding sequence ATGGCCGCGACGACGCTGCTCGATATCAAGGGCGTGCAGACCTATTACGGCAACATCCGGGCCCTGAACGGCGTCGATGTCACCGTCAAGCAGGGTGAGATCGTGGCGCTGATCGGCGCCAACGGCGCCGGCAAGTCGACGCTGATGATGACCATTTTCGGCGCGCCTCGGGCTCGTGCGGGCACCATCACCTTTGCCGGCACCGACATCACCCAGATGCCGACGCATGAGATAGCGCGCATGCGCATCGCCCAGTCGCCCGAGGGCCGGCGCATCTTTCCGCGCATGACGGTGATGGAAAACCTGCAGATGGGCGCCAGCCTCGACAACCTCAAGCATTATGACGAGGACGTCGAGAAGGTGTTCACGCTGTTTCCGCGGCTGAAGGAGCGCATCGCCCAGCGCGGCGGCACGCTGTCGGGCGGCGAGCAGCAGATGCTGTCGATCGGACGCGCGCTGATGGCGCGGCCGAAGCTGCTGCTGCTCGACGAGCCGTCGCTGGGTCTGGCGCCGCTGATCGTCAAGCAGATCTTCGACGCCATCCGCGAACTGAACCGCACGCAGGGGCTGACCGTGTTCCTGGTCGAGCAGAACGCCTTCGGCGCGCTGAAACTCGCCACGCGCGGCTATGTCATGGTCAACGGCAATGTGACGATGAGCGGCACCGGCAAGGAGCTGCTCGCCAATCCGGAAGTGCGCGCCGCCTATCTTGAAGGCGGACACCACTGA
- a CDS encoding GntR family transcriptional regulator — protein MIYSRYIRRARLISMEASTPTEPAATRAYHVLEHMIVTLELAPASFVTEGALIDRLGLGRTPVREAIQRLAWEGLLDVRPRAGIAIAPLHPGDWLRVLDARRGVEVVLARSAARFVTREAADLFHEAALAMQKAVISGNVLAFIQADKALDEALALAADNPFAARLAAPLQTHSRRFWFRYKADTGLAESAEHHVALIRSILDGDEEAAAKDAKRLMALLRGHAEVAATR, from the coding sequence ATGATATATTCAAGATATATCAGGAGAGCGCGTTTGATATCCATGGAAGCAAGCACCCCGACCGAGCCGGCCGCGACCAGGGCCTACCACGTGCTCGAGCACATGATCGTCACGCTCGAACTGGCCCCGGCAAGCTTCGTCACCGAGGGCGCCCTGATCGACAGGCTCGGGCTTGGTCGCACGCCGGTGCGCGAGGCTATCCAGCGCCTGGCCTGGGAAGGGCTGCTCGACGTGCGGCCGCGCGCCGGCATCGCGATCGCGCCGCTCCATCCCGGCGACTGGCTGCGCGTGCTCGATGCGCGTCGTGGCGTCGAGGTGGTCCTGGCCCGCTCGGCCGCCCGCTTCGTTACCCGCGAGGCCGCCGACCTGTTTCACGAAGCAGCGCTCGCCATGCAGAAAGCGGTGATCTCAGGCAACGTGCTTGCCTTCATCCAGGCCGACAAGGCGCTCGACGAAGCGCTGGCGCTGGCCGCCGACAATCCGTTCGCCGCCCGTTTGGCCGCCCCTTTGCAGACCCACAGCCGCCGCTTCTGGTTCCGCTACAAGGCCGACACAGGTCTTGCCGAATCCGCCGAGCACCATGTCGCGCTGATCCGCTCGATCCTCGACGGCGACGAGGAGGCCGCCGCCAAGGACGCCAAGCGCCTGATGGCGCTGCTGCGTGGTCACGCCGAGGTGGCCGCAACGCGCTGA
- a CDS encoding 4-hydroxyproline epimerase — MAKKSFFCIDGHTCGNPVRLVAGGGPLLQGSTMMERRAHFLAEYDWIRTGLMFEPRGHDVMSGSILYPPTREDCDIAILFIETSGCLPMCGHGTIGTVTMAIEHGLIKPKTPGVLRLDTPAGLVIAEYKQVGDYVEEVRITNVPSFLYAEGLTVECPQLGEITVDVAYGGNFYAIVEPQANYRDMADYSAGDFIAWSPVVRQRLNEKYSFVHPENPGINRLSHMLWTGKPTDPEADARNAVFYGDKAIDRSPCGTGTSARMAQLHAKGRLKAGDSFVHESIIGSLFRGKVEKDVTVAGKPAIIPSIGGWARMTGLNTIFIDDRDPFAHGFVVK; from the coding sequence ATGGCCAAGAAATCCTTCTTCTGCATAGACGGCCACACCTGCGGCAATCCGGTGCGGCTGGTCGCCGGGGGCGGCCCGCTGCTGCAGGGCTCGACGATGATGGAGCGGCGGGCGCATTTTCTGGCCGAGTATGACTGGATCCGCACCGGGCTGATGTTCGAGCCGCGCGGCCATGATGTGATGTCCGGCTCGATCCTCTATCCGCCGACGCGCGAGGATTGCGACATCGCCATCCTGTTCATCGAAACCTCCGGCTGCCTGCCGATGTGCGGTCATGGCACCATCGGCACGGTGACGATGGCGATTGAGCACGGACTGATCAAGCCGAAGACGCCGGGCGTGCTTCGGCTCGACACGCCGGCCGGCCTCGTCATCGCCGAGTACAAGCAGGTCGGCGACTATGTCGAGGAAGTGCGCATCACCAACGTGCCCTCCTTCCTCTACGCCGAGGGGCTGACGGTCGAATGCCCGCAGCTCGGCGAAATCACCGTCGACGTCGCCTATGGCGGCAATTTCTACGCCATCGTCGAGCCGCAGGCGAACTACCGCGACATGGCCGACTATTCGGCGGGCGACTTCATCGCCTGGAGCCCGGTGGTCCGGCAGCGGCTCAACGAGAAATATTCCTTCGTGCATCCCGAGAACCCGGGCATCAACCGGCTGTCGCACATGCTGTGGACCGGCAAGCCGACCGACCCCGAGGCCGACGCCCGCAATGCCGTGTTCTACGGCGACAAGGCGATCGACCGCTCACCCTGCGGCACCGGCACCTCGGCGCGCATGGCGCAGCTTCATGCCAAGGGCAGGCTCAAGGCCGGAGACAGTTTTGTCCATGAATCGATCATCGGCTCGCTGTTCAGGGGCAAGGTCGAAAAGGACGTCACCGTCGCCGGTAAACCGGCCATCATTCCCTCGATCGGCGGCTGGGCGCGGATGACCGGATTGAACACCATCTTCATCGACGACCGCGATCCGTTCGCGCATGGTTTTGTCGTCAAGTGA
- a CDS encoding FAD-binding oxidoreductase produces MIADATIDIAIIGGGIIGICAAASLAEAGRKVTIFDRTGICEETSSGNAAAFAFSDVLPLAHKGMMRQLPKWLADPLGPLSIPPAYLPKLLPWLVRFWRAGAPGKYEASLAAQAGMMKLAEAEWMGLLDRSGTRSMLREDGSLELYESEAEFQAGLSGWAARERFGIGFRHVEGEELAALQPGLSPRFIKGTFVPGWKTVADPKLLGKAVWAHAQAKGARFELARIGQVAADQNGATLTLGDGTTRQARHLVVAAGAWSHLLARQLGDRIPLETERGYNTTLPTSAFDVKRMLIFSGHGFVITPLETGLRVGGAVELGGIERPPNYARSKALLQKAQKFLPGLDPSGGREWMGFRPSLPDSVPVIGGAPGKRSVVYAFGHGHLGLTQAAATGRLIRDLVLGQTPPIDLAPFSPQRF; encoded by the coding sequence ATGATCGCCGATGCTACAATCGACATCGCCATCATCGGTGGCGGCATCATCGGCATCTGCGCTGCCGCCTCTCTGGCCGAGGCGGGACGCAAGGTCACGATCTTCGATCGCACGGGCATCTGCGAGGAGACGAGCTCCGGCAATGCCGCTGCCTTTGCCTTTTCCGATGTGCTGCCGCTGGCCCACAAGGGCATGATGCGGCAATTGCCGAAATGGCTGGCCGATCCGCTCGGACCGCTCAGCATCCCGCCCGCCTATCTGCCGAAGCTTCTGCCCTGGCTGGTCCGCTTCTGGCGCGCCGGTGCGCCGGGAAAATACGAGGCGAGCCTTGCCGCTCAAGCCGGCATGATGAAGCTCGCCGAAGCGGAATGGATGGGCCTGCTCGATCGCTCGGGTACGCGGTCGATGCTGCGCGAGGACGGTTCGCTCGAGCTTTACGAAAGCGAGGCCGAGTTTCAGGCAGGGCTGTCCGGCTGGGCGGCGCGTGAGCGTTTCGGCATCGGTTTTCGCCATGTCGAGGGCGAGGAACTGGCCGCCTTGCAGCCGGGGCTGTCGCCGCGCTTCATCAAAGGCACGTTCGTGCCGGGATGGAAGACGGTCGCCGATCCAAAATTGCTCGGCAAAGCGGTGTGGGCCCATGCGCAGGCCAAGGGCGCCCGCTTTGAGCTGGCTCGGATCGGCCAAGTCGCGGCGGATCAGAATGGTGCAACACTGACGTTGGGAGACGGAACGACTAGGCAGGCCCGACACCTCGTCGTCGCCGCCGGTGCCTGGTCGCATCTGCTGGCGAGGCAGCTCGGCGATCGCATTCCGCTGGAAACCGAGCGCGGCTACAACACGACGTTGCCGACGAGTGCCTTCGACGTGAAGCGGATGCTGATCTTCTCCGGTCATGGCTTCGTCATCACGCCGCTCGAAACGGGCCTGCGCGTCGGCGGCGCCGTGGAACTTGGCGGCATCGAGCGGCCGCCTAATTATGCCAGGTCGAAGGCGCTGCTGCAGAAGGCGCAAAAATTCCTGCCGGGGCTCGATCCCTCGGGCGGTCGCGAATGGATGGGGTTCCGTCCCTCGCTGCCGGATTCAGTGCCCGTCATCGGCGGCGCGCCGGGAAAGCGGTCGGTGGTTTATGCCTTCGGCCACGGCCATCTCGGCCTGACCCAGGCGGCCGCCACCGGACGGTTGATCAGGGATCTCGTCCTGGGGCAGACTCCGCCGATCGATCTGGCTCCCTTCAGTCCACAACGATTCTGA
- a CDS encoding branched-chain amino acid ABC transporter permease LivH (LivHMGF is the membrane component of the LIV-I/LS branched-chain amino acid transporter) has product MQYFVQQLINGLTLGSIYGLIAIGYTMVYGIIGMINFAHGDIFMVGAFTALIVFLVLGALFYSVPVVIALLVMMIVAMLLTSLYNWTIEKVAYRPLRGSFRLAPLITAIGMSIALSNFVQVTQGPRNKPIPPMVSQVYNINGISVSLKQIIIVVVTALLLALFWYLVNRTSLGRAQRACEQDRKMAALLGIDVDRTISITFIMGAALAAVAGTLFLMYYGVIAFSDGFTPGVKAFTAAVLGGIGSLPGAVLGGLMIGFIESMWSAYFSIDYKDVAAFSILAIVLIFLPSGILGRPEVEKV; this is encoded by the coding sequence ATGCAGTACTTTGTCCAGCAGCTTATCAACGGGCTGACGCTGGGGTCCATCTATGGGCTGATCGCGATCGGCTACACGATGGTCTACGGCATCATCGGCATGATCAACTTCGCCCATGGCGACATCTTCATGGTGGGCGCTTTCACGGCGCTGATCGTCTTCCTCGTCCTCGGCGCGCTGTTCTATTCGGTGCCGGTGGTCATCGCGCTGCTGGTCATGATGATCGTGGCGATGCTGCTCACCAGCCTCTACAACTGGACGATCGAAAAGGTGGCCTACCGGCCGCTGCGCGGTTCGTTCCGGCTGGCGCCGTTGATCACCGCCATCGGCATGTCGATCGCGCTGTCGAACTTCGTCCAGGTGACGCAAGGGCCGCGCAACAAGCCGATCCCGCCGATGGTCAGCCAGGTGTACAACATCAACGGCATCAGCGTGTCGCTGAAGCAGATCATCATCGTCGTCGTCACCGCGCTGTTGCTGGCGCTGTTCTGGTACCTGGTCAACAGGACATCGCTGGGTCGGGCGCAAAGAGCGTGCGAGCAGGACCGCAAGATGGCGGCGTTGCTCGGCATCGACGTCGACCGCACGATCTCGATCACCTTCATCATGGGTGCGGCGCTCGCCGCCGTCGCCGGCACGCTGTTCCTGATGTATTACGGCGTCATCGCCTTCTCCGACGGCTTCACGCCGGGTGTGAAAGCCTTCACCGCCGCGGTGCTGGGCGGCATCGGCTCGCTGCCGGGCGCGGTGCTCGGCGGGCTGATGATCGGCTTCATCGAGAGCATGTGGTCGGCCTATTTCTCGATCGACTACAAGGACGTCGCGGCGTTCTCGATCCTGGCGATCGTGCTGATCTTCCTGCCTTCCGGCATTCTGGGCCGGCCAGAAGTCGAAAAGGTCTGA
- a CDS encoding branched-chain amino acid ABC transporter substrate-binding protein — MKKSLLSAVALTALVAFGGAAWADVLVGVAGPITGPNAAFGAQLQKGAEAAVADINAKGGINGEQIKLEVGDDVSDPKQGISVANKFVGDGVKFVVGHFNSGVSIPASEVYAENNIVEVTPAATNPQFTERGLWNVFRTCGRDDQQGSIAGAYLAANFKDAKIAVVHDKTTYGQGLADETKKAMNAKGLTEVMYEGINVGDKDFSALIAKMKEAGVTIIYWGGLHTEAGLIIRQAADQGLKATLVSGDGIVSNELASIAGDAVAGTLNTFGPDPRLIPANKELVEKFRAQGFEPEAYTLYAYAAVQAIAEAATAAKSNDPQEVAKALHANGPFKTVLGDLSYDAKGDPTLPGYVIYEWKKGDDGKYTYIQKM; from the coding sequence ATGAAAAAGTCACTTTTGTCCGCCGTCGCCCTGACCGCGCTTGTCGCGTTCGGTGGTGCCGCGTGGGCTGACGTCCTGGTCGGCGTTGCCGGCCCGATCACCGGTCCGAACGCCGCCTTCGGCGCACAGCTTCAGAAGGGTGCGGAAGCGGCTGTCGCCGACATCAATGCCAAGGGCGGCATCAACGGCGAGCAGATCAAGCTCGAAGTCGGCGACGACGTCTCCGATCCGAAGCAGGGCATCTCGGTCGCCAACAAGTTCGTCGGCGACGGCGTCAAGTTCGTGGTCGGCCACTTCAACTCGGGCGTCTCGATCCCGGCATCGGAAGTCTATGCGGAAAACAATATCGTCGAAGTGACGCCGGCCGCGACCAACCCGCAGTTCACCGAACGCGGCCTGTGGAACGTGTTCCGCACCTGCGGACGCGATGACCAGCAGGGTAGCATCGCCGGCGCTTATCTCGCCGCGAACTTCAAGGATGCCAAGATCGCCGTCGTTCACGACAAGACCACCTACGGCCAGGGCCTTGCCGACGAGACCAAGAAGGCGATGAACGCCAAGGGCCTGACGGAAGTCATGTATGAAGGCATCAATGTCGGCGACAAGGACTTCTCGGCGCTGATCGCCAAGATGAAGGAAGCCGGCGTTACCATCATCTATTGGGGCGGCCTGCACACCGAAGCCGGCCTGATCATCCGTCAGGCGGCTGACCAGGGCCTCAAGGCGACGCTGGTCTCCGGCGATGGCATCGTGTCGAACGAGCTGGCTTCGATCGCGGGCGACGCGGTTGCGGGCACGCTCAACACGTTCGGCCCGGATCCGCGCCTGATCCCCGCCAACAAGGAACTCGTCGAGAAGTTCCGCGCGCAGGGCTTCGAGCCGGAAGCCTATACGCTCTACGCTTACGCCGCCGTGCAGGCGATCGCCGAAGCAGCGACCGCTGCCAAGTCGAACGACCCGCAGGAAGTTGCCAAGGCGCTGCATGCGAACGGCCCGTTCAAGACCGTGCTCGGCGACCTGTCCTATGACGCCAAGGGCGACCCGACGCTGCCCGGCTACGTCATCTACGAATGGAAGAAGGGCGACGACGGCAAGTACACCTACATCCAGAAGATGTAA
- the livM gene encoding high-affinity branched-chain amino acid ABC transporter permease LivM: MAVTVSPERDVVATPVQRALKEAFYAGAISLGLFVLFIGLKTGQNISNELVVTTRWGLLAAVVVATAVGRFLYVAYGQPFMASQKITNVATGLLPASVASRFFQLPWFIAAVVAAVLLFVLNNSLAGWVGAEPAGYLQFLRALAIIYVLACVIYYFRAFIHTNFTKLGITALVLYPILVVAVLSLNAWSIASGLQGSLKWVDNFGIQILIYVMLAWGLNIVVGLAGLLDLGYVAFYALGAYAYALLATQFGLSFWILLPAAGAMAALWGVLLGFPVLRLRGDYLAIVTLAFGEIIRLVLINWREVTNGSAGISGIPKVSFFGLMSFNVSDPNYIAKVLHIAQSGAYYKIFLYYLILGLCLLTAFVTIRLRRLPVGRAWEALREDEIACRSLGINTTTTKLTAFATGAMFGGFAGSFFAARQGFVSPESFVFLESAIILAIVVLGGMGSLVGIAVAAMVMIGGTEALRELDFLKQIFGPDFTPELYRMLLFGMAMVIVMLWKPRGFVGSREPTAFLKERRAVSGSFTKEGHG, translated from the coding sequence ATGGCCGTCACTGTATCTCCGGAGCGCGACGTCGTCGCCACCCCCGTGCAGCGCGCGCTTAAGGAAGCGTTCTATGCCGGCGCCATATCGCTTGGCCTGTTCGTGCTGTTCATCGGCCTGAAGACCGGCCAGAACATTTCCAATGAACTGGTCGTGACGACGCGCTGGGGCCTGCTCGCCGCAGTGGTGGTCGCCACGGCCGTCGGACGCTTCCTCTATGTCGCCTATGGCCAGCCCTTCATGGCCAGCCAGAAGATAACCAACGTTGCCACCGGCCTGTTGCCGGCCAGCGTGGCGTCACGGTTCTTCCAGCTGCCGTGGTTCATCGCGGCTGTTGTCGCGGCGGTGCTGCTGTTCGTTCTCAACAACTCTCTCGCCGGATGGGTGGGAGCAGAACCAGCCGGCTATCTGCAATTCCTGCGCGCCCTGGCGATCATCTATGTGCTGGCTTGCGTGATCTACTACTTCCGCGCCTTCATCCATACAAACTTCACCAAATTGGGCATCACAGCGCTGGTGCTGTACCCGATCCTCGTGGTCGCGGTGCTGTCGCTGAACGCCTGGTCGATCGCCAGCGGGCTGCAGGGTTCGCTGAAATGGGTCGACAATTTCGGCATCCAGATCCTGATCTATGTGATGCTGGCCTGGGGCCTGAACATCGTCGTCGGCCTCGCCGGCCTGCTCGATCTCGGCTACGTCGCCTTCTATGCACTTGGCGCCTATGCCTATGCGCTTCTCGCCACGCAATTTGGTCTGTCGTTCTGGATCCTGTTGCCGGCCGCGGGCGCCATGGCGGCGCTGTGGGGCGTGCTGCTCGGCTTCCCGGTGCTGCGCCTGCGGGGCGATTATCTGGCGATCGTGACGCTGGCTTTCGGCGAGATCATCCGCCTGGTGCTCATCAACTGGCGCGAGGTCACCAACGGATCGGCCGGCATTTCCGGCATTCCCAAGGTCAGCTTCTTCGGCCTGATGTCGTTCAACGTGTCAGACCCGAACTACATCGCCAAGGTGCTGCACATCGCCCAGTCGGGCGCCTACTATAAGATTTTCCTCTATTATCTGATCCTGGGCCTGTGCCTGCTCACCGCCTTCGTCACCATCAGGCTGCGGCGTCTGCCGGTCGGCCGTGCCTGGGAAGCGTTGCGTGAGGATGAGATCGCCTGCCGGTCGCTGGGCATCAATACGACGACGACCAAGCTCACGGCTTTTGCCACGGGCGCCATGTTCGGCGGCTTCGCCGGCTCGTTCTTCGCCGCGCGGCAAGGCTTCGTCAGCCCGGAATCCTTCGTCTTCCTGGAATCGGCTATCATCCTGGCGATCGTGGTGCTCGGCGGCATGGGTTCGCTGGTCGGTATCGCCGTTGCCGCGATGGTGATGATTGGCGGCACCGAGGCGCTGCGTGAACTCGACTTCCTCAAGCAGATCTTTGGGCCGGACTTCACGCCGGAACTCTACCGCATGCTTCTGTTCGGCATGGCCATGGTCATCGTGATGCTGTGGAAGCCGCGCGGCTTCGTCGGCAGTCGTGAACCAACCGCCTTCCTCAAGGAGCGAAGAGCTGTCTCCGGTTCCTTCACCAAGGAGGGCCACGGCTGA
- a CDS encoding ATP-binding cassette domain-containing protein — protein sequence MNDAILQVDHLSMKFGGLVAIGDLSFAAKRGEITALIGPNGAGKTTVFNCITGFYKPSEGMITLNRNDGSSFLLERLPNHEIPARAKVARTFQNIRLFSGMTLLENLLVAQHNKLMKASGYTVLGLFGFSGYRKASAESIELAKHWLEKADLVDRADDPAGDLPYGAQRRLEIARAMCTGPELLCLDEPAAGLNPKESAALNELLIDIKKTSGTSILLIEHDMSVVMQISDHVVVLEYGRKISDGSPQSVRTDPRVIAAYLGVDDEEVEAVLTEVGDEDVIEQLDTGPDAAHGPGTSSSYLAGPVTDTVGHSSGERVTVAKGASKAGQVDARSLAAANKAASLAAVPAEKSAPAAKAKPAPKASSKATTGTAVKSTAPAKPAAKTPAVKAPAATAGGISNRLAAPRGGKADNLTRIKGIGTVNEKKLNDHGIFHFDQIGAWKKADVEAAEAYLAFDGRIAREEWVKQAKLLGQGKDTEFSRRVDEGKVATSHASGKTANAASGKTAAAKPVAGKRGGGK from the coding sequence ATGAACGACGCCATCCTGCAGGTCGATCATCTGTCGATGAAGTTCGGTGGCCTGGTGGCCATCGGCGACCTGTCCTTCGCCGCCAAGCGCGGCGAGATCACCGCGCTGATCGGCCCCAACGGCGCCGGCAAGACCACCGTGTTCAACTGCATCACCGGCTTCTACAAGCCGTCGGAAGGCATGATCACGCTGAACCGGAACGACGGTTCGAGCTTCCTGCTCGAGCGGTTGCCCAACCATGAGATCCCGGCGCGCGCCAAGGTGGCGCGCACCTTCCAGAACATCCGCCTGTTTTCGGGCATGACGCTGCTGGAGAACCTTTTGGTCGCCCAGCACAACAAGCTGATGAAGGCCTCGGGCTATACGGTGCTCGGCCTGTTCGGCTTCAGCGGCTACCGCAAGGCCTCGGCCGAATCGATAGAGCTTGCCAAGCACTGGCTGGAGAAGGCCGACCTCGTCGATCGAGCCGACGATCCGGCCGGCGACCTGCCCTATGGCGCGCAGCGGCGGCTCGAGATCGCCCGCGCCATGTGCACGGGGCCGGAGCTTCTGTGCCTCGACGAGCCGGCGGCTGGCCTCAACCCGAAGGAATCGGCGGCACTCAACGAACTGTTGATCGATATCAAGAAGACATCAGGCACCTCGATCCTGTTGATCGAGCATGACATGTCGGTGGTCATGCAGATCTCCGACCATGTCGTGGTGCTGGAATATGGCCGCAAGATCTCCGACGGCAGTCCGCAATCGGTACGCACCGACCCGCGCGTCATCGCCGCCTATCTCGGTGTCGACGACGAGGAAGTCGAGGCGGTCCTTACCGAAGTCGGCGACGAAGACGTCATCGAACAGCTCGATACCGGGCCGGATGCCGCGCATGGTCCGGGGACATCGTCTTCGTATCTCGCCGGGCCGGTGACCGACACGGTCGGTCACAGTTCAGGCGAGCGGGTTACGGTGGCAAAGGGCGCGTCAAAGGCCGGTCAGGTCGACGCGAGATCGCTCGCCGCGGCAAACAAGGCTGCCTCGCTGGCAGCGGTACCGGCTGAGAAGTCCGCTCCGGCGGCGAAGGCAAAGCCTGCTCCGAAAGCGTCGTCAAAGGCCACCACCGGGACGGCGGTGAAGTCGACCGCGCCGGCCAAGCCGGCAGCCAAGACCCCTGCGGTGAAGGCCCCTGCGGCGACGGCTGGCGGAATCTCCAATCGGCTGGCGGCGCCTCGCGGCGGCAAGGCCGACAACCTGACCCGCATCAAGGGCATCGGTACCGTCAACGAGAAGAAGCTCAACGATCACGGCATCTTCCACTTCGACCAGATCGGAGCCTGGAAAAAGGCCGACGTCGAGGCCGCCGAAGCCTATCTGGCCTTTGACGGACGCATCGCGCGCGAGGAATGGGTCAAGCAGGCCAAGCTGCTCGGCCAAGGCAAGGACACGGAATTCTCGCGCCGTGTCGATGAGGGCAAGGTGGCGACCAGCCATGCTTCCGGAAAGACTGCAAATGCAGCTTCGGGAAAGACTGCTGCCGCCAAGCCTGTGGCTGGCAAGCGTGGAGGGGGCAAGTGA
- a CDS encoding dihydrodipicolinate synthase family protein: MWTGVFPAVTTKFTADDRLDHAEMERCFTLQMEAGCDGIIVCGSLGEGPMLSPDEKIEVLKTAQKVAGKKPVLLTVNEAGTREAASIAKRAAKEGANGLMVVPSPIYHTNAEETVAALRAVAQAGDLPVMIYSNRLAYRVDVTVDQMEELASDKRFVAIKESSDDIRRSTEIINRLGTRYDLFTGVDNLAFEALSVGAIGWVAGLVTAFPRETVAIYQLMKQGRREEALGIYRWFRPLLDLDVSTYLVQNIKLAEVFAINTNDRVRMPRQPLSGERRKAVEKIIKDALAVRPTLPKF, from the coding sequence ATGTGGACCGGAGTTTTTCCTGCCGTCACGACCAAATTCACCGCGGATGATCGTCTCGATCATGCCGAGATGGAGCGCTGCTTCACCCTGCAGATGGAGGCCGGCTGCGACGGTATCATCGTCTGCGGATCGCTCGGCGAAGGGCCGATGCTGTCGCCCGACGAGAAGATCGAGGTGCTGAAGACCGCGCAGAAAGTTGCCGGCAAGAAGCCGGTGCTGCTGACCGTCAACGAGGCCGGCACCCGAGAGGCCGCCAGCATTGCCAAGCGCGCGGCCAAGGAAGGCGCTAACGGCCTGATGGTGGTGCCGAGCCCTATCTACCACACCAATGCGGAAGAGACGGTCGCGGCTCTGCGCGCGGTCGCGCAGGCCGGCGACCTGCCGGTCATGATCTACTCCAACCGGCTCGCCTACCGCGTCGACGTCACCGTCGACCAGATGGAGGAGCTGGCGTCGGACAAGCGCTTTGTCGCGATCAAGGAATCCTCGGACGACATCCGCCGTTCGACCGAGATCATCAATCGCCTGGGTACTCGCTACGACCTGTTCACCGGTGTCGACAATCTGGCCTTCGAGGCGCTGTCGGTCGGCGCCATCGGCTGGGTGGCAGGACTGGTCACCGCGTTCCCCCGCGAGACCGTCGCCATCTACCAGCTGATGAAGCAGGGCCGCCGCGAAGAGGCGCTCGGCATCTACCGCTGGTTCCGGCCGCTGCTCGATCTCGACGTCTCGACCTATCTGGTCCAAAACATCAAGCTTGCCGAAGTGTTCGCGATCAACACAAATGACCGCGTGCGCATGCCGCGCCAGCCGCTGTCGGGCGAGCGCCGCAAGGCAGTCGAGAAGATCATCAAGGACGCACTCGCGGTTCGGCCGACACTGCCGAAGTTCTAA